The Deinococcus sonorensis KR-87 genome includes a window with the following:
- the nth gene encoding endonuclease III — MTRRTPPTPHVPPALKRRALELLTLLEASYPDARTELEYTTPFELLVATVLSAQATDVSVNAATPALFARYPNAAALSQATPEEVEPFIRTIGLYRGKARHLVALSQLLLERHAGEVPNDFEAVVALPGAGRKTANVVLSNAYGYPAIAVDTHVGRLARRLGLSTNTNPDRVEQDLQRLFPQDRWVFLHHALILHGRRVCVARKPLCSRCTLAALCPKVDVVQAG, encoded by the coding sequence ATGACCCGCCGCACCCCGCCCACGCCCCACGTTCCGCCGGCCCTGAAGCGCCGGGCGCTGGAGCTGCTTACCCTGCTGGAGGCCAGCTACCCGGACGCCCGCACCGAGCTGGAGTACACCACCCCCTTCGAACTGCTGGTGGCCACGGTGCTGTCGGCGCAGGCCACCGACGTGAGCGTGAACGCCGCCACGCCCGCGCTGTTCGCCCGTTACCCGAACGCGGCCGCGCTCAGCCAGGCCACCCCGGAGGAGGTGGAGCCGTTCATCCGCACCATCGGGCTGTACCGGGGCAAGGCGCGGCATCTGGTGGCGCTGTCTCAGCTGCTGCTGGAGCGGCACGCGGGCGAGGTGCCAAACGACTTCGAGGCGGTGGTGGCGCTGCCCGGCGCGGGCCGCAAAACGGCCAATGTGGTGCTGAGCAACGCCTACGGCTACCCGGCCATCGCGGTGGACACCCATGTGGGCCGGCTGGCCCGGCGGCTGGGCCTCAGCACGAACACCAATCCCGACCGGGTGGAGCAGGACCTGCAGCGGCTGTTTCCCCAGGACCGGTGGGTCTTCCTGCACCACGCCCTGATCCTGCACGGGCGGCGGGTGTGTGTGGCGCGCAAGCCGCTGTGCAGCCGCTGCACGCTCGCCGCGCTGTGCCCGAAGGTGGACGTGGTGCAGGCCGGCTGA
- a CDS encoding magnesium transporter CorA family protein gives MLTYYRSIGGKLQTVDHFVDGCWIDVQRPSAEELAVVSRETGLELDYLSYPLDPDERSRFEREDGQLLIIMQTSYRLPDASDIPYDTVPLGILHTDHCLVTVCAMENPVVRDLVGGLIRTVHTAKKNRLTLQLFLRNAQRFLIDVRHINKQVDRTEDRLESSTRNKELLELLKLEKSLVYFMTALKANELMMERVKRDRIFEMYEEDADLLDDVLIENLQAIEMVGIASNILTSMSGTFASVISNNVNQVVKLLTVTTILVAIPTLITGVFGMNVPIPFQTHPYMFPVVIGLMVAVSGILAYVFYRLRLF, from the coding sequence ATGCTGACCTACTACCGCAGCATCGGAGGCAAGCTGCAGACCGTGGACCACTTCGTGGACGGCTGCTGGATTGACGTGCAGCGTCCCAGCGCCGAGGAGCTGGCGGTGGTGAGCCGCGAGACTGGCCTGGAGCTGGACTACCTGTCATATCCGCTCGACCCGGACGAGCGCAGCCGTTTCGAACGCGAGGATGGACAGCTGCTCATCATCATGCAGACCAGCTACCGGCTGCCCGACGCCAGCGATATTCCCTACGACACGGTGCCGCTCGGCATCCTGCACACCGATCACTGTCTGGTGACGGTTTGCGCGATGGAGAACCCGGTGGTCCGCGACCTGGTGGGCGGCCTGATCCGCACCGTCCACACCGCCAAGAAGAACCGCCTGACGCTGCAGCTGTTCCTGCGCAACGCGCAGCGGTTCCTGATTGACGTGCGGCACATCAACAAGCAGGTGGACCGCACCGAGGACCGGCTGGAGAGCAGCACCCGCAACAAGGAGCTGCTGGAGCTGCTGAAGCTGGAGAAGAGCCTGGTGTACTTCATGACCGCCCTGAAGGCCAACGAGCTGATGATGGAGCGGGTCAAGCGCGACCGCATCTTCGAGATGTACGAGGAGGACGCCGACCTGCTGGACGACGTGCTGATCGAGAACCTGCAGGCCATCGAGATGGTGGGCATCGCCAGCAACATCCTGACCAGCATGAGCGGCACCTTCGCCAGCGTGATCAGCAACAACGTGAACCAGGTGGTGAAGCTGCTGACCGTGACCACCATCCTGGTGGCCATTCCGACCCTGATCACCGGCGTGTTCGGCATGAACGTGCCGATTCCGTTCCAGACGCATCCGTATATGTTCCCGGTGGTGATCGGGCTGATGGTGGCGGTCAGCGGCATCCTGGCCTACGTGTTCTACCGGCTGCGGCTGTTCTGA
- the murI gene encoding glutamate racemase, producing MSAAAPVGVFDSGVGGLSVLAELRRELPAEDFLYYADSAHAPYGERSPAEVEQLTRSAIQWLREQGCKAVVIACNTACAFSLASVRAWVGDGLPVIGLVPALKPAVAATRSGVVGVFATPVTLEGSLLRDVVAQFAQPAGIRVLPLWHNGMVPAVEAGQQDAPATDTALRDLLTPAADQGMDTLVLGCTHYPFLVPAIRRSFGDRFALFDSGRGVARRTRQVLTERGLLNPVGGQVRYLTTGNPAQVQPVVRQLMQEDVAVTGIRIEVPL from the coding sequence ATGAGCGCCGCCGCTCCGGTGGGGGTCTTCGATTCGGGGGTGGGCGGCCTGAGCGTGCTGGCCGAATTGCGCCGTGAACTGCCCGCCGAGGACTTCCTCTATTACGCCGACAGCGCCCACGCGCCGTACGGGGAGCGCTCGCCCGCCGAGGTGGAGCAGCTGACCCGCTCGGCCATCCAGTGGCTCAGAGAGCAGGGCTGCAAGGCGGTGGTGATCGCCTGCAACACCGCCTGCGCCTTCTCGCTGGCCTCGGTGCGCGCCTGGGTGGGCGACGGCCTGCCGGTGATCGGGCTGGTGCCGGCGCTGAAGCCGGCGGTGGCCGCCACCCGCAGCGGCGTGGTGGGCGTCTTCGCTACCCCCGTCACGCTGGAGGGGTCGCTGCTGCGGGACGTGGTGGCGCAGTTCGCGCAGCCGGCCGGGATCCGGGTGCTGCCGCTGTGGCACAACGGCATGGTGCCGGCGGTGGAGGCGGGCCAGCAGGACGCGCCCGCCACGGACACGGCCCTGCGCGACCTGCTGACCCCGGCCGCCGATCAGGGCATGGACACGCTGGTGCTGGGCTGCACCCATTATCCGTTCTTGGTGCCGGCCATCCGCCGCAGCTTCGGGGACCGCTTCGCCCTGTTCGATTCGGGCCGGGGAGTGGCCCGGCGAACGCGCCAGGTGCTGACGGAGCGCGGGTTGTTGAACCCGGTGGGCGGGCAGGTTCGTTACCTGACCACCGGGAATCCTGCTCAGGTGCAGCCGGTCGTGCGACAATTGATGCAGGAGGATGTCGCGGTGACGGGCATCCGGATTGAGGTTCCGCTTTGA
- a CDS encoding CoA transferase encodes MLQDPHFAARGNIVRLHHEQLGSFPMQGVVPRLSETPGAVRSLGPQLGQHNQDVYGGLLGHTAGQLAAFQEQGVI; translated from the coding sequence ATGCTGCAGGACCCGCACTTCGCGGCCAGGGGCAACATCGTGCGGCTGCACCACGAGCAACTGGGCAGCTTCCCAATGCAGGGCGTGGTACCGCGCCTGAGTGAAACGCCCGGCGCGGTGCGCAGCCTGGGGCCACAGCTCGGGCAGCACAATCAGGACGTCTACGGCGGGCTGCTGGGCCACACGGCCGGGCAGCTGGCCGCCTTTCAGGAACAGGGGGTGATCTGA
- a CDS encoding 4Fe-4S binding protein yields the protein MLEGVFKLLGDYGNPVPRYTGPRCLSERLVVGGCDLCQQACPHEAVSIQTSVSIDPSRCTGCGLCVQACPTGALEYDVTATIAAVRDQRQQDGGARLVCSRSDEAGKTLACLGRVTESAVMAAGAWDLPLALVHGDCAACDLGDPSVPASVERVVEQAQQLRAATGHTAPVTLRRGDPSVGGGGERVSRRSMFGALARSARSVAAQAIPDQPLPFVDWSEPQDRVPDEWQWRLRAMKPTPAPDTAVYWPAPVVDDSCIDCPVCDNVCPTDAIVRDVQPDGRVTLHLNLAACTGCNACARSCPPDAITMQPQWPQRDFDTPVLLRDSGAAVTDPPQ from the coding sequence GTGCTAGAGGGAGTTTTCAAGCTGCTGGGCGATTACGGCAACCCGGTGCCCCGGTACACCGGGCCGCGCTGTCTGTCGGAGCGGCTGGTGGTGGGCGGCTGCGACCTGTGCCAGCAGGCCTGCCCGCATGAGGCGGTCAGCATCCAGACGTCGGTCAGCATCGACCCGTCGCGCTGCACCGGCTGCGGCCTGTGCGTGCAGGCCTGCCCGACCGGGGCGCTGGAGTACGACGTGACCGCCACCATCGCGGCCGTGCGCGACCAGCGGCAGCAGGACGGCGGCGCCCGGCTGGTGTGCAGCCGCAGCGACGAGGCGGGCAAGACGCTGGCCTGCCTGGGCCGCGTGACCGAGAGCGCCGTCATGGCCGCCGGGGCCTGGGACCTGCCGCTGGCGCTGGTGCACGGCGACTGTGCCGCCTGCGACCTGGGCGATCCCTCGGTGCCGGCTTCGGTGGAGCGGGTGGTGGAACAGGCCCAGCAGTTGAGGGCCGCCACCGGGCACACCGCGCCGGTCACGCTGCGGCGCGGCGATCCCAGCGTGGGGGGTGGGGGCGAGCGGGTCAGTCGCCGCAGCATGTTCGGGGCGCTGGCCCGCAGCGCGCGCAGCGTGGCGGCGCAGGCGATTCCGGACCAGCCGCTGCCGTTCGTGGACTGGTCCGAGCCGCAGGACCGGGTGCCGGACGAGTGGCAGTGGCGGCTGCGGGCCATGAAGCCCACCCCGGCGCCGGACACGGCGGTGTACTGGCCCGCCCCGGTGGTGGACGACAGCTGCATTGACTGTCCGGTGTGCGACAACGTGTGTCCCACCGACGCGATCGTCCGGGACGTGCAGCCGGACGGCCGGGTCACGCTGCACCTGAACCTCGCGGCCTGCACCGGCTGTAACGCGTGTGCCCGCAGCTGCCCGCCGGACGCCATCACCATGCAGCCGCAGTGGCCGCAGCGGGACTTTGACACTCCGGTGCTGCTGCGCGACTCGGGCGCGGCCGTGACCGACCCGCCCCAATGA
- a CDS encoding DUF2171 domain-containing protein — MTQNDMSQVDDAMEQDLKARITEHLQIKDVNGEHVGTVDHLDGDRIKLTKSDSSDGQHHYIDLSDVRSVDDVAVYLEKSRDDLNLG; from the coding sequence ATGACCCAGAACGACATGAGCCAGGTGGACGACGCGATGGAGCAGGACCTCAAGGCCCGCATCACCGAGCACCTGCAGATCAAGGACGTCAACGGTGAGCACGTGGGCACCGTGGACCACCTGGACGGCGACCGCATCAAGCTGACCAAGAGTGACAGCAGCGACGGCCAGCACCACTACATCGACCTGTCGGACGTGCGGAGCGTGGACGACGTGGCCGTGTACCTGGAGAAGAGCCGCGACGATCTGAACCTCGGCTGA
- a CDS encoding zinc ribbon domain-containing protein: protein MNESGQLERLYQVQQLDLTLDQLREQEGETSSELREARAQQERINNDLEDTEITLENVEKQVRRLELDVGTTNEQIARNKAEQDKNATNPKMQSQYENVIQQLQERVSEYEESLAPYYEQQSALSERAKALRAEHRALRPRLGELEDADTARIQGLRDQGQGTRDERKELAKDLDSRLLKEYEMIRKSKKGIGIVPFEGGRCTGCNVMLPTNVQQRAALGKLPGVRCPSCGRFLFKPS from the coding sequence ATGAATGAGAGCGGACAGTTGGAGCGTCTGTACCAGGTGCAGCAGCTCGATTTGACCCTGGACCAGTTGCGCGAGCAGGAAGGCGAAACGTCCAGCGAGTTACGGGAGGCGCGGGCACAGCAAGAGCGCATCAACAACGACCTCGAGGACACCGAGATCACCCTGGAGAACGTCGAGAAGCAGGTGCGGCGCCTGGAACTGGATGTGGGCACCACCAACGAGCAGATCGCCCGCAACAAGGCAGAACAGGACAAGAACGCCACCAATCCCAAGATGCAGTCGCAGTACGAGAACGTGATCCAGCAGCTGCAGGAACGCGTCTCCGAGTACGAGGAGAGCCTCGCGCCCTACTACGAGCAGCAGAGCGCCCTGAGCGAGCGCGCCAAGGCGCTGCGGGCCGAGCACCGCGCCCTGCGGCCGCGCCTGGGCGAGCTGGAGGATGCCGACACCGCCCGCATCCAGGGGCTGCGTGACCAGGGACAGGGCACCCGCGACGAGCGCAAGGAGCTGGCCAAGGACCTGGACTCGCGGCTGCTCAAGGAATACGAGATGATCCGCAAATCCAAGAAGGGCATCGGCATCGTGCCGTTCGAGGGTGGGCGCTGCACCGGCTGCAACGTGATGCTGCCGACCAACGTGCAGCAGCGGGCCGCGCTGGGCAAGCTGCCGGGCGTGCGCTGTCCCAGCTGCGGGCGCTTTCTGTTCAAGCCGAGCTGA
- a CDS encoding hydroxymethylglutaryl-CoA lyase, with amino-acid sequence MTAVQIVEVGPRDGLQNEATRLSPTLRAELVRQLLEAGLPHVEAVSFVHPARVPQMSGAEEVLTDVEASTPGAILTGLVLNERGFERALAAGLRRVRYSFPVTDGFARANQNTTVAEALELATHLIGRAKREGLHIGVVLATSFGCPFDGRVTTTQTLRVAEQVAQAGPDELVFADTIGVGAPHAVRELVQAAVAWNRPGLQLGGHFHNTRNTGYANALAAVEAGATVLDSSVGGLGGCPFAPRATGNIATEDLGYLLREMGLQTGLNLDALIRTSRWLEEQLGHELPGMLYKAGDF; translated from the coding sequence GTGACGGCGGTACAGATCGTGGAGGTGGGGCCGCGCGACGGCCTGCAGAACGAGGCGACCCGGCTCTCCCCCACCCTGCGGGCGGAGCTGGTCCGGCAGCTGCTGGAGGCGGGACTGCCGCACGTCGAGGCGGTGAGTTTCGTGCATCCGGCGCGGGTGCCGCAGATGAGCGGCGCCGAGGAGGTGCTGACCGACGTGGAGGCCAGCACGCCCGGCGCCATCCTGACCGGTCTGGTGCTGAACGAGCGCGGGTTCGAGCGGGCGCTGGCGGCAGGGCTGCGGCGGGTGCGGTATTCGTTCCCGGTGACCGACGGCTTTGCCCGCGCCAACCAGAACACGACGGTGGCGGAGGCCCTGGAGCTGGCCACCCACCTGATCGGGCGGGCGAAGCGCGAGGGGCTGCACATCGGGGTGGTGCTGGCCACCAGTTTCGGCTGCCCCTTTGACGGCCGGGTGACGACCACCCAGACGCTGCGGGTGGCCGAGCAGGTGGCGCAGGCGGGCCCGGACGAACTGGTCTTTGCCGACACCATCGGCGTGGGGGCGCCACATGCCGTGCGGGAGCTGGTCCAGGCGGCGGTGGCCTGGAACCGGCCCGGGCTGCAGCTCGGCGGGCATTTCCACAACACCCGCAACACCGGCTATGCCAACGCGCTGGCAGCGGTCGAAGCCGGCGCCACCGTACTGGACAGCAGCGTGGGCGGGCTGGGCGGCTGCCCGTTCGCGCCGCGCGCCACCGGCAATATCGCCACCGAGGATCTGGGGTACCTGCTGCGCGAGATGGGCCTCCAGACCGGCCTGAACCTGGACGCGCTGATCCGGACCTCGCGCTGGCTGGAGGAGCAGCTGGGCCATGAACTCCCGGGCATGCTCTACAAGGCCGGCGACTTCTGA
- a CDS encoding CaiB/BaiF CoA transferase family protein — translation MNTATPAPGPLAGLRVIEMGSLLAGPFAGQLLGDFGAEVIKVEPPGQGDPMRVWGQHRPQGHSLWFPIIARNKKSVTLNLRLPEGQQLARELLSTADVLVENFRPGTLEGWGLGPDTLQQLNPGLVMLRVSGYGQTGPYRDRAGFGSIGEAVGGLRALTGEPGRPPVRVGVTIGDMLAGTLGALGTMMALYSRTTSGRGQVVDVALYEAVLTYMESLIPEFALAGQIRERSGSTLPGIAPSNIYPALGPDGQPGEWVVIGANADTVFRRLCAEMGRPELSDHPDYRGHEARGLHMNELDELIAAWTATLPADELVTTARAGWSPGQPGLQRPRDAAGPALRGQGQHRAAAPRATGQLPNAGRGTAPE, via the coding sequence ATGAATACCGCCACTCCTGCGCCGGGCCCGCTCGCCGGGCTGCGCGTCATCGAAATGGGTTCGCTGCTGGCCGGACCGTTCGCGGGCCAGCTGCTGGGCGACTTCGGGGCCGAGGTCATCAAGGTGGAGCCGCCCGGCCAGGGCGACCCGATGCGCGTATGGGGCCAGCACCGGCCGCAGGGCCACAGCCTCTGGTTTCCGATCATCGCGCGCAACAAGAAGTCGGTCACGCTGAACCTGCGCCTGCCTGAAGGCCAGCAGCTGGCCCGCGAGCTGCTCAGCACGGCGGACGTGCTGGTGGAGAACTTCCGCCCCGGCACGCTGGAGGGCTGGGGGCTGGGCCCGGATACGCTGCAGCAGCTGAATCCGGGGCTAGTGATGCTGCGCGTCAGCGGCTACGGCCAGACCGGGCCGTACCGGGATCGGGCCGGCTTCGGCAGCATTGGGGAGGCGGTGGGCGGCCTGCGGGCGCTGACCGGCGAACCCGGGCGGCCACCGGTGCGGGTAGGCGTGACCATCGGGGACATGCTGGCCGGGACCCTGGGCGCGCTCGGCACCATGATGGCGCTGTACAGCCGCACCACCAGCGGACGGGGTCAGGTGGTCGACGTGGCGCTGTACGAGGCGGTGCTGACCTACATGGAGAGCCTGATTCCGGAATTCGCGCTGGCGGGCCAGATCCGGGAACGCTCCGGCAGCACCCTGCCGGGCATCGCGCCCTCAAACATCTACCCGGCGCTGGGGCCGGACGGTCAGCCGGGCGAGTGGGTGGTGATCGGGGCCAACGCCGACACGGTGTTCCGGCGGCTGTGCGCCGAAATGGGGCGACCGGAGCTGAGTGACCACCCGGACTACCGGGGCCACGAGGCACGCGGCCTCCACATGAATGAGCTGGACGAGCTGATCGCGGCCTGGACGGCCACCCTGCCCGCAGACGAGCTGGTGACGACGGCTAGGGCAGGCTGGAGTCCCGGCCAGCCGGGTCTACAGCGCCCGCGAGATGCTGCAGGACCCGCACTTCGCGGCCAGGGGCAACATCGTGCGGCTGCACCACGAGCAACTGGGCAGCTTCCCAATGCAGGGCGTGGTACCGCGCCTGAGTGA
- the rph gene encoding ribonuclease PH produces the protein MTHTSARPSARQGRDLLQPRELTVRRSVSRYAEGSALLHLGNTQVLATVSTDPKVPPHMRGKREGWLMAEYSMLPRATQERLGRERNLSNGRRHEIQRLLGRAFRASLDLTPFRNQTLVIDCDVLQADGGTRIASLLAGYAALHDLCDRMIHAGTLSDWPIRHPVGAVSVGLVDGEVRLDLDYQEDVRATADLNVIATLDGQLIEAQGGAEGTPLDPDLYVQMLRVGIVGAGDLLRRVQSQLK, from the coding sequence TTGACGCACACGTCTGCCCGGCCCAGCGCCCGCCAGGGGCGCGATCTGCTCCAGCCCCGAGAACTCACGGTGCGGCGCAGTGTCAGCCGTTACGCCGAGGGCAGCGCCCTGCTGCATCTGGGCAACACCCAGGTGCTGGCCACGGTCAGCACCGACCCGAAGGTCCCGCCGCACATGCGCGGCAAGCGCGAGGGCTGGCTGATGGCCGAGTACTCGATGCTGCCGCGCGCCACCCAGGAGCGGCTCGGCCGCGAACGCAACCTCAGTAACGGCCGCCGCCATGAGATTCAGCGCCTGCTGGGCCGGGCCTTCCGCGCCTCGCTGGACCTGACGCCCTTCCGCAACCAGACGCTGGTGATCGACTGCGACGTGCTGCAGGCCGACGGTGGCACCCGCATCGCGTCGCTGCTGGCCGGGTACGCGGCCCTCCACGACCTGTGCGACCGGATGATTCACGCCGGAACGCTCAGCGACTGGCCGATCCGGCATCCGGTGGGCGCGGTGAGCGTGGGTCTGGTGGACGGCGAGGTGCGGCTGGACCTGGACTATCAGGAGGACGTGCGCGCCACCGCCGACCTGAACGTGATCGCCACACTGGACGGCCAGCTGATTGAGGCGCAGGGCGGGGCCGAGGGCACGCCGCTCGACCCGGACCTCTACGTGCAGATGCTGCGGGTGGGCATTGTGGGGGCCGGCGACCTGCTCAGGCGCGTGCAATCGCAGCTGAAGTAG